The segment GCCGTCCCCGCCGACCGCGGGGCGCGCAAGCATCTGATGGTGGGCTCCGCACTGGTCTCCGCCGCCGCGATGGCCGGGGTCACCGCCGCCGTCGCGGCGGGGCCGGTCCCGCTGGCCGTGCTCATCGCCGCCGTGCTCGTCGAGCGGTGTGCGACGTCCTGTTACGAGGCCGCGGCGCTCGGCACCGTCGCCCTGGTGTGCCCGCCCGGGGAGTACCGTCGCGTCCTGTCCCGATTACAGGCGGGGGAGCGGGGCGCCCTCGTGCTCGGGCCCGCACTGGGCGGGCTGCTCTTCCACGCCGAACGCTGGCTGCCGTTCCTCGCGGACGCTCTCTCCTACGCCGTCGCGGCGGGCTGTATCGGCGCCATGCGCGCGCCCCTCGCTCCGCCCCGTGAGCAGCAGTCTCCGGCCGGAGCGGTGCGCCGCGGCCGGCGGGCCCGGCTCGCCGAAGCCGCAGCCGGGCTGGCGCTGATCCGCCGTGAACCCTTCCTGCGGATGGCGCTCCTGTGGATCTCGGCCGTCAACGCCCTGCTCGTCGCGCTGTATTACACGACGGTGTTCGCCCTTCAGCACGACGGCCGGGGCGCGGCACCGCTGGGACTGGTCCTCGCGCTCGCCGGGGCGGCCGGCCTGGCCGGAGCGCTCGCCGCACCCCGGATCGCCGGCCGGCGCTCCGCCGGCCGGGTGCTGGTGACGGTCTCCTGGCTGATGGTGCCGCCCGCCGCGGCCCTCGCGATGGCCCGCGACGCCTGGCACTTCGGCCTGCTCTTCGGTCTGCTGTGTCTGCTGACGCCGGTGGCCACCGTGGCGCTCCAGGCCCGGATCATCCAGGTCATCCCACCCGGACTCCAGGCCCGCACCGGGACCGTGCTGGCCACCGTGTCGGGCGCGACCGCCGCCGTGGCGCCCGCCCTGGCCGGGCTGTCGGCCGACCGGGCCGGAGCCGCCGTCACCCTCCTCGGCTGCGCCGCACTGCTGGCCGTGCTCGCGCTCCATACGACCTGCGTGGCACCGTCCCGCACCCGCTGCGCCGGTTCGGAGGCCGCATGAGCACGACCGCGGCACACCTCACCGCACAGCCCCCGGCCGGCACCGGCTTCCGGGTCTACCACCCGGCACTGCCCGAGGTCTGTCCACGCGACCCGGCGCGGATGGCGCTGGCCGCGGACGCCGACGGCCGCTGCGAGATCTTCACCTGGAACGCCGTCACCGGCACCGCCCGCCAGGTCACCGACAGCCCGCACGGCACCCTGCACTGCGCCCTC is part of the Streptomyces platensis genome and harbors:
- a CDS encoding MFS transporter, whose protein sequence is MTGTAPAVAPAAPLPHVRRDIRLFWWAGTCDALGSQTSGLVLPLLLLTLGRSPAEVGALAGLSAVATLLLGPFAAVPADRGARKHLMVGSALVSAAAMAGVTAAVAAGPVPLAVLIAAVLVERCATSCYEAAALGTVALVCPPGEYRRVLSRLQAGERGALVLGPALGGLLFHAERWLPFLADALSYAVAAGCIGAMRAPLAPPREQQSPAGAVRRGRRARLAEAAAGLALIRREPFLRMALLWISAVNALLVALYYTTVFALQHDGRGAAPLGLVLALAGAAGLAGALAAPRIAGRRSAGRVLVTVSWLMVPPAAALAMARDAWHFGLLFGLLCLLTPVATVALQARIIQVIPPGLQARTGTVLATVSGATAAVAPALAGLSADRAGAAVTLLGCAALLAVLALHTTCVAPSRTRCAGSEAA